One Lycium barbarum isolate Lr01 chromosome 5, ASM1917538v2, whole genome shotgun sequence genomic window carries:
- the LOC132639684 gene encoding uncharacterized protein LOC132639684, translating to MSNLSKLEFVALDSSGKNYLSWVLDAEIYLDAKGLGATITQDNTASSQDKAKAMIFLRHHLDEGLKVEYLTVKDPLELWTGLKERYDHIKVTVLPRARYEWIHLRLQDFKTVCDYNSAVYRITSQLKLCGDNITDEDMLEKTLTTFHASNLVLQQQYRERGFKKHVDLISCLLVAEQHNTLLLKNHEARPTGTAPFPEANVVATHGPTERRQNNRGHNNERGRGRGKGRYNNRRDGGHHKRENNMGYQGNPSRNNCHRCGLKGHWKNECREPEHFARLYQNSFKRKANRGGASSANARVESHMTLKNDDEAGPSRKYDDNVEANLALKDDDFDGLDDITHLEVEDFFGDQN from the coding sequence ATGTCGAATTTGTCGAAGCTTGAGTTTGTGGCACTTGATAGCTCCGGAAAAAATTACCTATCATGGGTACTCGATGCTGAAATTTACCTAGACGCCAAAGGTCTTGGTGCCACGATTACTCAGGATAATACAGCATCGAGTCAGGACAAAGCGAAGGCAATGATTTTCCTTCGTCATCATCTGGATGAAGGATTGAAGGTTGAATACCTGACAGTGAAAGATCCACTTGAATTGTGGACTGGTTTGAAGGAAAGGTATGACCACATTAAGGTAACAGTATTGCCCAGGGCTCGTTATGAGTGGATTCACTTACGGTTACAAGATTTTAAAACTGTATGTGATTATAACTCTGCTGTCTATAGAATTACTTCCCAATTGAAATTATGTGGGGATAATATAACTGACGAGGATATGTTGGAAAAGACTCTTACGACTTTTCATGCCTCCAATTTGGTATTACAACAACAGTACCGTGAAAGGGGTTTTAAAAAGCATGTTGATTTGATATCATGTCTTCTTGTGGCTGAGCAGCATAATACCCTTTTATTGAAAAATCATGAAGCCCGTCCCACTGGAACTGCTCCATTCCCggaagcgaatgtggtagcaacACATGGCCCAACTGAAAGAAGACAAAATAATCGGGGCCATAATAATGAGCGTGGGCGTGGCAGGGGCAAGGGACGATATAATAATCGTCGTGATGGTGGCCACCATAAAAGGGAGAACAATATGGGTTATCAAGGCAATCCTTCAAGGAACAACTGTCATCGTTGTGGTTTGAAAGGTCACTGGAAAAATGAATGCCGGGAGCCTGAACATTTTGCCAGGCTTTATCaaaattccttcaaaagaaaGGCAAATAGAGGTGGTGCCTCTTCTGCTAATGCCCGGGTGGAGTCACACATGACTTTAAAAAATGACGATGAGGCAGGGCCTTCACGAAAATATGATGATAATGTTGAAGCTAATTTGGCTTTGAAAGATGATGATTTTGATGGGCTTGATGATATTACTCATTTGGAAGTTGAAGACTTCTTTGGAGATCAAAATTGA
- the LOC132641263 gene encoding AAA-ATPase At3g50940-like: MLSLSKMPSTRSVLSAYTTLTASTVFVRTLVSEVQNMTNQLIPKNLQDKILSKVGIFMGNFSSQTTLIIEEQNGFTPNELFEASKLYLGTIMSPSVQRVKISKAEKEKKFSVNISKDEKIIDTFEGVELIWELKIVENQKTNCDDGYLTLEKADQIWYELSFLKDYKEMVLNTYLPFVLERSNAIKEENKVIKLSPLGSYCGESVNLDHPSTFDTIAMDPEIKKTLMDDLERFVRRRDYYRRVGKAWKRGYLLYGPPGTGKSSLIAAMANYLKFDVYDMELSSMRCNSDFRRMLVSTKNRSIIVIEDVDCTIELENRVDGSHNYNNSESQVTLSGLLNFIDGLWSSCGDERIIVFTTNFKEKLDPALIRPGRMDMHVHMSYCTPSGFKILASNYLGLKNHCKFGEIEELITELNVTPAEIAEELMKSDEAEIALDGLIKFLHKKKDGCKEKIVVENEVVDEKGDEMKEEIEIKDLRKRKGNSRRGGRTRRKIF, translated from the exons ATGCTTTCTCTTTCAAAAATGCCTTCAACAAGATCAGTGCTATCAGCATATACAACTTTAACTGCTTCAACAGTTTTTGTTAGAACTTTAGTCTCTGAAGTTCAAAACATGACAAACCAACTTATACCCAAAAATCTCCAAGACAAAATATTGTCAAAAGTTGGAATCTTTATGGGAAATTTCTCTTCCCAAACTACCCTCATCATTGAGGAACAAAATGGTTTCACTCCAAATGAACTCTTTGAAGCTTCTAAATTATACTTAGGTACCATAATGTCACCTTCAGTTCAAAGAGTCAAAATTTCCAAggcagaaaaagaaaagaaattttcaGTCAACATTAGTAAAGATGAGAAAATCATTGATACATTTGAAGGAGTAGAACTCATTTGGGAGCTGAAAATTGTGGAAAATCAAAAGACAAATTGTGATGATGGATACCTTACTTTAGAAAAAGCGGACCAGATATGGTATGAACTCAGTTTCCTTAAGGATTACAAAGAAATGGTGTTGAACACTTATTTGCCATTTGTTCTTGAAAGATCAAACGCCATAAAAGAGGAAAACAAGGTGATAAAACTGTCACCACTTGGGAGTTACTGTGGAGAAAGTGTGAATCTTGATCATCCATCAACTTTTGATACAATAGCAATGGATCCTGAAATCAAGAAAACACTAATGGATGATTTAGAAAGATTTGTTAGGAGAAGAGATTATTATAGAAGAGTTGGCAAGGCATGGAAAAGGGGATATTTGTTGTATGGACCACCAGGAACAGGAAAATCTAGCTTGATTGCAGCTATGGCTAATTATTTGAAATTTGACGTATATGATATGGAACTTTCTAGCATGCGTTGTAACTCTGATTTCAGAAGAATGTTAGTCTCTACAAAGAACAGATCAATTATTGTTATTGAAGACGTTGATTGCACCATTGAGCTAGAGAACAGAGTTGATGGATCACACAATTACAACAATAGTGAAAGTCAG GTTACACTTTCCGGGTTGCTAAACTTCATAGACGGGCTATGGTCCAGTTGTGGAGATGAAAGAATAATTGTGTTCACTACCAACTTTAAAGAAAAACTAGACCCTGCATTAATAAGGCCAGGAAGAATGGACATGCACGTTCACATGTCCTATTGCACTCCTAGCGGATTCAAGATCCTTGCTTCCAACTACCTTGGCCTTAAAAATCACTGCAAATTTGGTGAAATAGAAGAGCTTATAACTGAACTGAATGTGACCCCGGCAGAGATTGCTGAAGAGCTGATGAAAAGCGACGAAGCGGAAATTGCACTTGATGGACTAATTAAGTTCCTCCACAAGAAGAAAGATGGTTGCAAAGAGAAAATTGTTGTagaaaatgaagttgttgatGAGAAAGGTGATGAAATGAAGGAAGAAATAGAGATTAAAGATCTGAGGAAACGTAAGGGGAATTCAAGGAGGGGAGGAAGAACCAGGCGTAAAATTTTCTGA